A window of Choloepus didactylus isolate mChoDid1 chromosome 23, mChoDid1.pri, whole genome shotgun sequence contains these coding sequences:
- the CCDC92 gene encoding coiled-coil domain-containing protein 92, which yields MAATNLENQLHSAQKNLLFLQREHASTLKGLHAEIRRLQQHCTDLTYELTLKSSEQTGDGNSRSSELKKRCEELEAQLKFKENENNELLKELEQKNAMITVLENTIKEREKKYLEELKVKSHKLNMLSSELEQRAGTIAYLTAQLHAARKKLLSSSGTSDASPSGSPVLASYKPAPPKDKLPETPRRRMKKSLSAPLHPEFEEVYRFGAESRKLLLREPVDAMPDPTPFLLARDSAEVHLIKERPLVIPPIASDRGTSEQHSPAHEKQHKAHVGVAHRIHHVTPPQAQPEVETLAVDQVNGGKVVRKHPGADRAV from the exons ATGGCAGCCACAAATCTGGAGAACCAGTTGCACAGTGCACAGAAGAACCTGTTGTTCCTTCAGCGGGAACATGCCAGCACACTCAAGGGGCTGCATGCGGAGATCAGGCGACTGCAGCAACACTGCACAG ATTTAACATATGAGCTGACCCTCAAAAGTTCAGAACAGACAG GAGATGGAAATTCTAGAAGCAGTGAACTAAAGAAAAGATGCGAAGAACTGGAAGCCCAGCTGAaattcaaggaaaatgaaaataatgaattgTTAAAAGAACTGGAGCAGAAAAATGCAATGATCACGGTGCTGGAGAACACCATcaaagagagggagaagaagtACTTGGAGGAGCTGAAGGTGAAAAGCCATAAGCTGAACATGCTGTCCAGCGAGCTGGAGCAGCGCGCGGGCACCATTGCCTACCTGACCGCCCAGCTGCACGCCGCCAGGAAGAAGCTCCTGAGCTCCAGCGGGACCTCGGACGCCAGCCCGTCCGGGAGTCCCGTGCTGGCCAGCTACAAGCCAGCGCCCCCCAAAGACAAGCTGCCCGAGACGCCTCGCCGCCGGATGAAAAAGAGCCTCTCGGCTCCTCTGCACCCAGAATTTGAAGAGGTCTACAGATTTGGGGCTGAGAGCCGGAAACTACTTTTGCGTGAACCAGTGGATGCTATGCCTGACCCCACCCCGTTCTTGCTGGCCAGGGATTCAGCCGAGGTCCACCTCATCAAGGAGAGGCCTCTGGTCATTCCCCCCATCGCTTCCGACCGCGGCACCAGCGAGCAGCACAGCCCAGCACACGAGAAGCAGCACAAGGCCCACGTCGGGGTGGCCCACCGCATCCACCACGTCACCCCGCCGCAGGCGCAGCCCGAGGTGGAGACGCTGGCGGTCGACCAGGTGAATGGAGGGAAGGTCGTGAGGAAGCACCCAGGGGCGGACAGAGCTGTGTGA